The following are encoded in a window of Sphaerisporangium siamense genomic DNA:
- a CDS encoding HEAT repeat domain-containing protein yields the protein MLIGDVARRSGVSARMLRHYDALGLVRPTGRTEGGYREYSGEDIRRIFHIESLRSLGLSLRDVGRALDDPDFTPAELVDDLIRRTRERIAAETELLTRLRRIGAAEPEGWQDVLQIVALMQALGSKSAGKRQRAALSSVEEVAVPVEALVEAALSESDPNVAGALRWALAQSGDDALALLAEGLGSPAAEVRKRAVQSIAEISDGESTALLRDALTSTDIVVRRYAALALGARGVAEAVPTLIDMVVEGINDVDAADALSALASRPASADRIASALVDRLAHGTVESSVRRRLTQALADIPGTTASRALADLSHDEDRAVALTAAYILRIREAR from the coding sequence GTGTTGATCGGTGATGTGGCACGGCGATCCGGGGTCAGCGCCCGCATGCTCAGGCATTACGACGCGCTCGGCCTGGTGCGGCCAACGGGGCGTACCGAGGGCGGCTATCGCGAGTACTCCGGCGAGGACATCCGGCGGATCTTCCACATCGAGAGCCTGCGGTCGCTGGGGCTGTCGCTGCGTGACGTCGGGCGCGCGCTCGATGATCCCGACTTCACGCCCGCAGAGCTCGTCGACGACCTCATCCGCCGGACACGCGAACGCATCGCCGCCGAGACGGAGCTGCTCACACGACTGCGTCGGATCGGCGCCGCGGAACCCGAGGGCTGGCAGGACGTCCTGCAGATCGTCGCGCTCATGCAGGCGTTGGGGTCGAAGAGCGCAGGCAAGCGCCAGCGCGCGGCCTTGTCCTCGGTCGAAGAGGTCGCGGTGCCGGTGGAGGCACTGGTCGAGGCGGCGCTGAGCGAGTCGGACCCGAACGTCGCCGGAGCCCTCCGATGGGCCCTGGCGCAATCGGGCGATGACGCGTTGGCGCTGCTGGCGGAGGGCCTCGGCTCGCCGGCGGCCGAGGTGCGCAAGCGTGCCGTCCAGTCCATCGCCGAGATCTCGGACGGTGAGTCGACCGCGCTGTTGCGGGACGCCCTGACGAGCACCGACATCGTGGTCCGCAGGTATGCGGCTCTGGCACTCGGGGCGCGTGGAGTGGCCGAGGCGGTGCCGACGCTCATCGATATGGTCGTCGAGGGGATCAATGACGTCGATGCGGCCGATGCGTTGAGCGCGCTGGCGAGTCGTCCCGCGTCGGCGGATCGGATCGCCAGCGCGCTCGTCGATCGCCTCGCCCACGGCACCGTTGAATCGTCGGTTCGTCGACGGCTGACACAGGCGCTCGCGGACATCCCGGGAACCACAGCGTCACGCGCCCTCGCTGATCTGTCACATGACGAAGATCGTGCCGTTGCGCTCACTGCGGCGTACATCCTCCGGATCCGTGAGGCGCGATAA
- a CDS encoding UbiA family prenyltransferase, whose product MDESDHMLALMKACHPGPTLVVTAAGCALAIVVGRGGAGTLVVGAAVLAGQLSIGWSNDWIDRVRDRASLRADKPLADGSVAPRTVALAAFAALALCVPLSLAAGVLAGVVHLVAVACGWAYNLRLKRSGLSPLPFAVAFGLLPAFVTLGLPDRPWPAWWAPVAGALLGMGAHFTNVIPDLDDDLGQGVRGLPHRLGPAAARVGAATLLVAASVVIALAPEDRGGAITVAGLVAVGVALAGGLIAARRSVRQAALAVTVAVALIDMVMFVAQGGSLV is encoded by the coding sequence GTGGACGAGTCTGATCACATGCTCGCGCTGATGAAGGCATGCCATCCGGGCCCCACGCTCGTCGTCACGGCGGCGGGGTGCGCGCTCGCGATCGTGGTCGGCAGGGGGGGCGCGGGGACGCTGGTGGTGGGGGCCGCCGTGCTCGCCGGGCAGTTGTCGATCGGGTGGAGCAACGACTGGATCGACCGCGTCCGGGACCGCGCCTCGCTGCGGGCCGACAAGCCGCTCGCCGACGGATCGGTGGCGCCGCGGACGGTGGCGCTGGCGGCGTTCGCGGCCCTGGCGCTGTGCGTGCCGCTGTCCCTGGCGGCGGGCGTCCTGGCCGGGGTGGTGCATCTGGTCGCGGTGGCGTGCGGGTGGGCGTACAACCTGCGGCTGAAGAGGAGTGGATTGTCGCCGTTGCCGTTCGCGGTGGCGTTCGGGCTGCTGCCCGCGTTCGTGACGCTGGGCCTGCCGGACCGGCCGTGGCCGGCGTGGTGGGCGCCGGTGGCGGGCGCGCTGCTGGGCATGGGCGCGCACTTCACCAACGTCATCCCCGACCTGGACGACGATCTCGGCCAGGGGGTGCGCGGGCTGCCGCACCGTCTCGGGCCCGCGGCTGCCAGGGTGGGGGCGGCGACGCTGCTGGTGGCGGCCTCGGTGGTGATCGCGCTGGCGCCCGAGGACCGGGGCGGCGCGATCACGGTGGCCGGTCTGGTGGCCGTGGGGGTGGCGCTGGCGGGCGGGCTGATCGCGGCACGCCGGTCGGTACGGCAGGCCGCGCTCGCGGTGACGGTCGCGGTGGCCCTGATCGACATGGTGATGTTCGTGGCGCAGGGCGGGAGCCTGGTCTGA
- the pstB gene encoding phosphate ABC transporter ATP-binding protein PstB: MAKQIEVSDLDAYYGSHKAIEGITMTIEPRSVTAFIGPSGCGKSTFLRTLNRMHEVIPGARVDGKILLEDQDLYGADIDPVSVRRTVGMVFQRPNPFPTMSIFDNVAAGLKLNGRVSRSQLDGIVETSLKDANLWNEVKDRLNKPGAGLSGGQQQRLCIARAIAVSPAVLLMDEPCSALDPISTLAIEDLIAKLKNDYTIVIVTHNMQQAARVSDRTAFFNLAGQGQPGKLIEMDDTSKIFTNPSQKATEDYITGRFG, translated from the coding sequence ATGGCCAAGCAGATCGAGGTCTCCGACCTCGACGCCTACTACGGATCGCACAAGGCGATCGAAGGCATCACGATGACGATCGAGCCGCGCTCGGTCACCGCCTTCATCGGCCCGTCAGGATGCGGCAAGTCGACGTTCCTGCGCACGCTGAACCGCATGCACGAGGTCATCCCGGGCGCGCGCGTCGACGGCAAGATCCTCCTTGAGGACCAGGACCTCTACGGCGCGGACATCGACCCGGTGTCGGTGCGCCGCACCGTCGGCATGGTCTTCCAGCGGCCGAACCCGTTCCCGACGATGTCCATCTTCGACAACGTCGCCGCCGGGCTCAAGCTCAACGGCCGGGTCTCCCGCTCCCAACTGGACGGCATCGTCGAGACGTCGCTGAAGGACGCCAACCTGTGGAACGAGGTCAAGGACCGGCTCAACAAGCCGGGTGCGGGCCTGTCCGGCGGCCAGCAGCAGCGGCTCTGCATCGCGCGGGCCATCGCCGTCAGCCCGGCCGTCCTGCTCATGGACGAGCCGTGCTCGGCCCTGGACCCGATCTCGACGCTGGCCATCGAGGACCTCATCGCCAAGCTGAAGAACGACTACACGATCGTGATCGTGACGCACAACATGCAGCAGGCGGCCCGCGTCAGCGACCGTACGGCGTTCTTCAACCTGGCCGGGCAGGGCCAGCCCGGAAAGCTCATCGAAATGGACGACACCTCCAAGATCTTCACCAACCCGAGTCAGAAGGCGACCGAGGACTACATCACCGGACGCTTTGGGTGA
- a CDS encoding response regulator transcription factor: protein MTQPQAAPEVDGDTRSAPMLLVADPDAEMVRELAEALEREGVLVAGVSDGAQALLQAGALRPDVVLVSATLPVIGPVEFVRAVRRARAVPVLLGVGEGHAEQAVQGLAAGATACVARPYRVPELLPLVHAAFPGDASRGVLTVGTVELDVGAYQVRVAGMPVHLPLREFELLHYLMRNADRTVTREQIMRHVWHAADAMSTNTIAVHVKRLRARLGDHDDRLIQTVRGVGYRLVAPH from the coding sequence GTGACCCAGCCGCAGGCGGCACCAGAAGTGGACGGGGACACTCGGTCGGCGCCCATGCTGCTGGTGGCCGATCCCGACGCCGAGATGGTGAGGGAACTGGCCGAGGCACTGGAGCGCGAAGGGGTTCTCGTCGCAGGAGTGTCCGACGGCGCCCAGGCGCTTCTCCAGGCCGGCGCCCTCCGGCCTGACGTCGTACTCGTCAGCGCCACCCTGCCCGTCATCGGGCCGGTCGAGTTCGTACGCGCGGTACGGCGCGCCCGCGCCGTACCCGTACTGCTAGGAGTGGGCGAAGGACACGCGGAACAGGCCGTCCAGGGCCTCGCCGCCGGAGCCACGGCGTGCGTGGCCAGGCCCTACCGCGTGCCCGAGCTGCTGCCGTTGGTCCACGCGGCGTTCCCCGGGGACGCCTCGCGCGGGGTGCTGACGGTCGGCACCGTCGAGCTCGACGTCGGGGCCTACCAGGTGCGCGTGGCCGGCATGCCGGTGCACCTGCCCCTCCGGGAGTTCGAGCTGTTGCACTACTTGATGCGCAACGCCGACCGCACGGTCACGCGGGAGCAGATCATGCGCCACGTCTGGCACGCGGCCGACGCCATGTCGACCAACACCATAGCCGTCCACGTCAAACGCCTCCGAGCCCGCCTCGGCGACCACGACGACCGCCTGATCCAAACAGTCCGCGGCGTCGGCTACCGCCTGGTCGCTCCCCATTGA
- a CDS encoding HEAT repeat domain-containing protein yields the protein MGMVGQDADVVRAFQGLEDGSSSVRLRVAMAVGSGPDPRFVDKLIERCAVEPEFYVRDMLTWALTRHPASLTVPALLKEVRSERAQARSQALHTLSKIGDRQAWPAITRALLSDADDEVARSAWRAAVVLVPEGEEAELAAVLAAQLGRGGRETQLSLSRALVALGEVIVPVLHGAREDPDPRVRAHAIATEQLLSDPDAGFGYAIEEAKRIVALGGAGKEE from the coding sequence ATGGGCATGGTGGGACAGGATGCGGATGTGGTTCGGGCTTTTCAGGGATTGGAGGATGGTAGTTCTTCGGTGCGGTTGCGGGTGGCGATGGCGGTTGGTAGTGGGCCTGATCCGCGGTTTGTCGACAAGCTCATCGAGCGGTGCGCGGTCGAGCCGGAGTTCTATGTGCGGGACATGCTGACGTGGGCGCTCACTCGCCATCCGGCATCGCTGACGGTGCCGGCGCTTCTGAAGGAAGTTCGCTCGGAGCGTGCGCAGGCGCGGAGCCAGGCGTTGCACACGCTGTCGAAGATCGGGGATCGGCAGGCGTGGCCGGCGATCACACGGGCGCTGCTGTCCGACGCCGACGACGAGGTGGCGCGGAGCGCTTGGCGGGCGGCGGTCGTGCTCGTGCCCGAAGGCGAAGAGGCCGAGCTGGCGGCCGTGTTGGCGGCGCAGCTCGGGCGCGGCGGGCGTGAGACGCAGCTGAGCCTGAGCCGGGCGCTGGTCGCGCTCGGCGAGGTGATCGTGCCGGTGCTGCACGGTGCGAGGGAGGATCCCGACCCTCGGGTGCGGGCGCACGCGATCGCCACGGAACAGTTGTTGAGCGACCCGGATGCCGGGTTCGGGTACGCGATCGAGGAGGCGAAGCGCATCGTGGCCCTCGGCGGCGCCGGCAAGGAGGAGTGA
- a CDS encoding YlbL family protein: MSRRGLTLMVAGVLTLLLGGAGALLPVPYVALSPGPTENTLGDVKGKPVITISGRETYPTSGKLSLVTVAYQGGPGARIDLLTALRGWMDPDVAVVPEETIFPKTVTVKEVEQQNTQEMSTSQQDATAAALNELKIPIKVIVAVASTQKGKPADGRLRAGDEITSVNGTSVRTIDDVSAGVRKHKPGEEVEFGIVRDGKSSTLRIPTVAGKDGPIVGMIMGTQFKFPFTVNVNVGDVGGPSAGLMFSLGIYDKLTPGALTGGKAIAGTGTITPDGKVGPIGGIQQKMIGARDSGATVFLTPADNCADAVQAVPKGLRLVKVGTMHDAVQAIDALRTGSGPVPGCQVR; the protein is encoded by the coding sequence ATGTCCCGACGAGGTCTGACGTTGATGGTGGCGGGCGTCCTCACGCTGCTGCTGGGCGGCGCCGGCGCGCTGCTCCCCGTGCCCTACGTCGCGCTCAGCCCCGGCCCGACCGAGAACACCCTCGGCGACGTCAAGGGCAAGCCGGTGATCACGATCTCCGGCCGCGAGACCTACCCGACGTCCGGCAAGCTCAGCCTCGTCACCGTCGCCTACCAGGGTGGCCCCGGCGCGCGCATCGACCTGCTCACCGCCCTGCGCGGCTGGATGGACCCCGACGTGGCGGTCGTCCCCGAGGAGACCATCTTCCCCAAGACCGTGACGGTCAAAGAGGTCGAGCAGCAGAACACCCAGGAGATGAGCACCTCCCAGCAGGACGCCACCGCCGCGGCGCTCAACGAGCTCAAGATCCCCATCAAGGTCATCGTCGCCGTCGCCTCCACCCAGAAGGGCAAGCCCGCCGACGGCAGGCTCCGCGCCGGCGACGAGATCACCAGCGTGAACGGCACCTCCGTCCGCACCATCGACGACGTCTCCGCCGGGGTGCGCAAGCACAAGCCGGGCGAAGAGGTGGAGTTCGGCATCGTCCGGGACGGCAAGAGCTCCACCCTGCGCATCCCCACGGTCGCCGGCAAGGACGGCCCCATCGTCGGCATGATCATGGGGACCCAGTTCAAGTTCCCCTTCACCGTGAACGTCAACGTGGGGGACGTCGGCGGCCCGAGCGCCGGCCTCATGTTCTCGCTCGGCATCTACGACAAGCTCACCCCCGGCGCGCTCACCGGGGGCAAGGCGATCGCCGGCACCGGCACGATCACGCCGGACGGCAAGGTCGGCCCGATCGGCGGCATCCAGCAGAAGATGATCGGCGCCCGCGACTCCGGCGCCACGGTCTTCCTGACCCCCGCCGACAACTGCGCCGACGCCGTCCAGGCCGTGCCCAAGGGCCTGCGCCTGGTGAAGGTGGGCACCATGCACGACGCCGTCCAGGCGATCGACGCGCTGCGCACCGGCTCCGGGCCGGTGCCGGGCTGCCAGGTCCGTTGA
- a CDS encoding UPF0182 family membrane protein gives MRLPRRPRLLIPVAITLIAIVILFFVFAGFFTDWLWYDSVGYTSVFSTTVITQILLFVIGALIMAVIVGGNMVIAYRSRPLFGMGMFGGGPSQGADRYRAALDPHRKLIFIAGMAVLALFTGSSTAGQWKTWLLFVNATPFGRTDPEFGMDVSFFMFTYPFIRVLLNFLFTAVIISVVVSAIVHYLYGGFRLQSPGVHATRAARVHLSVLVGLFVLLKAVAYFVDRFGLVFSDRGKVFGASYTDVNAVLPAKSILAIIALICALLFFAGVFRPGGMLPGVGFGLLVLSAVLVGGVYPALVEQFQVKPNQQSKEHDYIARNIKATRDAYGIATTEVTPYSAKTQGTQQELQSEVATIPGVRLLDPTVLPPTYEQLQQIKGYYQFPDQLDVDRYTIDGVSRDTVVAVREIGTPPDRNWINEHLVYTHGFGFVAGQGSKTDAQGKPDFLVKDIPPTKGLGDFEPRIYFGEHSPQYSIVGGDKKMELDFPEQTAGGQGSGQVNTTYTGKGGVPIGNFFTRLLYAAKYSETNLLLSSDINDKSRILYNRAPRQRVEQVAPFLTLDGDPYPAIVGGRVVWIVDGYTMSDSYPYAERRSFGEMTRDTSTERQLTPQQPRDHINYIRNSVKATVDAYDGTVTLYAWDDTDPLLRTWQKAFPGVIQPKSKIDTELMAHLRYPEDLFKVQRDLLGNYHVTDANAFYGGQDFWKVPEDPSPRSRVKQAPYYVTMKMPNDTTPRFSLTTTMVPNNRDNLAAFMAVDATGGPDAKIRVLQLPSETTIQGPKQAQNAFDTKAASVLNDLRIGGTTETVNGNLLTLPFGGGLLYVQPVYVQPKDENSARYPTLFRVLVMFGSDVGIGGTLKDALDQVFGAGQQVPTTPNQQTPNQPSGVPTDAMKAYDNVQKAYDDGQAALKNGDFAAYGEAQKRLAQALKDLQSTLGKQQASPAPTSSPTPTPTSSAAAAPTATPTPTPTKSGS, from the coding sequence ATGCGATTGCCCCGCCGGCCGCGGCTTCTCATTCCCGTCGCGATCACACTGATCGCGATCGTGATCTTGTTCTTCGTGTTCGCCGGCTTCTTCACCGACTGGCTGTGGTACGACTCCGTCGGCTACACCTCGGTCTTCTCCACCACGGTGATCACCCAGATCCTGTTGTTCGTCATCGGCGCCCTCATCATGGCCGTCATCGTCGGCGGCAACATGGTCATCGCCTACCGCTCGCGCCCCCTGTTCGGCATGGGCATGTTCGGCGGCGGCCCCTCGCAGGGGGCGGACCGCTACCGCGCCGCCCTCGACCCCCACCGCAAGCTGATCTTCATCGCCGGCATGGCGGTCCTCGCCCTGTTCACCGGCTCCTCGACCGCGGGCCAGTGGAAGACCTGGCTACTCTTCGTGAACGCGACGCCGTTCGGCAGGACCGACCCCGAGTTCGGCATGGACGTCTCGTTCTTCATGTTCACCTACCCCTTCATCCGGGTCCTGCTGAACTTCCTGTTCACCGCGGTCATCATCTCGGTCGTCGTCTCCGCGATCGTCCACTACCTGTACGGCGGCTTCCGCCTCCAGTCGCCCGGCGTGCACGCCACCCGCGCGGCCCGCGTCCACCTGTCGGTCCTGGTCGGCCTGTTCGTCCTGCTCAAGGCCGTCGCCTACTTCGTCGACCGCTTCGGCCTGGTGTTCTCCGACCGGGGCAAGGTGTTCGGCGCCTCCTACACCGACGTCAACGCCGTGCTCCCCGCCAAGAGCATCCTCGCGATCATCGCGCTCATCTGCGCCCTGCTCTTCTTCGCGGGCGTCTTCCGCCCGGGCGGCATGCTGCCGGGCGTGGGCTTCGGCCTCCTCGTGCTCTCGGCCGTCCTGGTCGGCGGCGTCTACCCCGCGCTGGTCGAGCAGTTCCAGGTCAAGCCGAACCAGCAGAGCAAAGAGCACGACTACATCGCCCGCAACATCAAGGCGACCCGGGACGCCTACGGCATAGCCACCACCGAGGTCACGCCGTACAGCGCCAAGACGCAGGGCACCCAGCAGGAACTGCAGAGCGAGGTCGCCACCATCCCCGGCGTGCGCCTGCTCGACCCGACCGTGCTGCCGCCCACCTACGAGCAACTCCAGCAGATCAAGGGCTACTACCAGTTCCCCGACCAGCTCGACGTCGACCGCTACACCATCGACGGCGTGTCCCGTGACACGGTGGTCGCCGTCCGCGAGATCGGCACCCCGCCGGACCGCAACTGGATCAACGAGCACCTCGTCTACACCCACGGCTTCGGCTTCGTCGCCGGCCAGGGAAGCAAGACCGACGCCCAGGGCAAGCCGGACTTCCTCGTGAAGGACATCCCGCCCACCAAGGGCCTCGGCGACTTCGAGCCGCGCATCTACTTCGGCGAGCACTCCCCGCAGTACTCGATCGTCGGCGGCGACAAGAAGATGGAGCTCGACTTCCCCGAGCAGACCGCCGGCGGGCAGGGCAGCGGGCAGGTCAACACCACCTACACCGGCAAGGGCGGCGTCCCGATCGGCAACTTCTTCACCCGCCTGCTCTACGCCGCCAAGTACAGCGAGACCAACCTGCTCCTGTCGTCCGACATCAACGACAAGTCCCGCATCCTCTACAACCGCGCCCCGCGCCAGCGCGTCGAGCAGGTCGCCCCGTTCCTCACCCTGGACGGCGACCCGTACCCGGCGATCGTCGGCGGGCGCGTCGTGTGGATCGTGGACGGCTACACCATGTCGGACAGCTACCCCTACGCCGAGCGGCGCAGCTTCGGCGAGATGACCCGCGACACCTCCACCGAGCGCCAGCTCACGCCGCAGCAGCCGCGCGACCACATCAACTACATCCGCAACTCGGTCAAGGCCACGGTCGACGCCTACGACGGCACGGTCACGCTGTACGCCTGGGACGACACCGACCCCCTGCTGCGCACCTGGCAGAAGGCGTTCCCCGGCGTGATCCAGCCGAAGTCGAAGATCGACACCGAGCTGATGGCCCACCTGCGCTACCCCGAGGACCTTTTCAAGGTGCAGCGCGACCTGCTCGGCAACTACCACGTCACCGACGCCAACGCCTTCTACGGCGGCCAGGACTTCTGGAAGGTGCCGGAGGACCCGTCCCCCCGGTCGAGGGTCAAGCAGGCCCCGTACTACGTGACGATGAAGATGCCGAACGACACCACTCCGCGCTTCTCGCTCACGACCACGATGGTGCCGAACAACCGGGACAACCTGGCGGCGTTCATGGCGGTGGACGCGACCGGCGGGCCGGACGCGAAGATCCGCGTCCTGCAACTGCCGAGCGAGACCACCATCCAGGGCCCCAAACAGGCGCAGAACGCTTTCGACACCAAGGCCGCGAGCGTCCTGAACGACCTGCGCATCGGTGGCACCACGGAGACCGTGAACGGCAACCTGCTCACGCTGCCGTTCGGCGGCGGCCTGCTGTACGTCCAGCCGGTCTACGTCCAGCCGAAGGACGAGAACTCCGCCCGCTATCCCACCCTGTTCCGGGTGCTCGTCATGTTCGGCTCGGACGTCGGCATCGGCGGCACGCTCAAGGACGCGCTGGACCAGGTCTTCGGCGCCGGGCAACAGGTCCCGACCACCCCGAACCAGCAGACCCCCAACCAGCCGTCCGGGGTCCCGACGGACGCCATGAAGGCGTACGACAACGTCCAGAAGGCGTACGACGACGGCCAGGCCGCCCTCAAGAACGGCGACTTCGCCGCCTACGGCGAGGCGCAGAAACGGCTCGCCCAGGCCCTGAAGGACCTCCAGTCGACCCTCGGCAAGCAGCAGGCGTCTCCGGCGCCCACATCCTCGCCGACGCCCACACCGACCTCGTCGGCGGCGGCCGCGCCCACCGCGACGCCCACGCCGACCCCGACGAAGTCCGGGTCCTAA
- a CDS encoding molybdenum cofactor biosynthesis protein MoaE gives MDVIRLLDVRETPLSVDEVLAAVGDHAAGGTTLFVGTVRDHDHGRPVTLLSYSAHPSALDALRRVAEKVAADHRVTALAAVHRVGDLALGDIAVIVAVAAPHRGEAFEASRRLIDDLKAEVPIWKHQRFTDGSAEWVGACD, from the coding sequence GTGGACGTGATCCGTTTGCTCGACGTTCGTGAGACGCCGCTGTCCGTGGACGAGGTGCTCGCCGCCGTCGGTGACCACGCGGCCGGCGGCACCACGCTCTTCGTCGGCACCGTGCGTGACCACGACCACGGCAGGCCCGTCACCCTGCTGTCCTACTCCGCGCACCCCTCGGCTCTCGACGCCCTGCGCCGCGTCGCCGAGAAGGTCGCCGCCGACCACCGGGTGACGGCCCTGGCCGCCGTCCACCGCGTCGGAGACCTGGCGCTCGGCGACATCGCGGTGATCGTCGCCGTGGCCGCGCCGCACCGGGGCGAGGCGTTCGAGGCGTCCCGGCGCCTCATCGACGACCTCAAGGCCGAGGTGCCGATCTGGAAGCACCAGCGCTTCACCGACGGGTCCGCCGAATGGGTCGGCGCCTGCGACTGA
- a CDS encoding bifunctional 3'-5' exonuclease/DNA polymerase: MRIAVTADAAGGVLRPMGAELRRVDDLARAMTDLERSARPRWVWADTRAVYPGLLAKGLRLARCHDLTLTEALLLAHEGRYGEPRSAEAAYARLHGLPVPDDTSGAHAVQDTLFEPEPPAIDPVEIYEDQLKRIEATLDPARFRLLVAAESAGALIAAEMSHEGMPWREDVHDRLLTELLGPRPVHGMRPAKLQALADQISAAFGVTVNPDSPQQILKAFKSAGVSVASTRSHELKQVDHPAVAPLLAYKELVRLHSFHGWAWAHQWVRGDRFRPEYVVAGVVSGRWATSGGGALQIPKVMRRVVVADEGWRLVVADAAQLEPRVLAAMAGDRGFARAAGEIDLYTALAQAFGGARENAKIAMLSAMYGGTSGDAPKLLAMMRQRFPRAYAFVEDAAKAGEDGRLVRSWLGRTSPPPSARWLALVSGPEGARAARDRGRFTRNFVVQATAAEWALTLMALLRGLLPDPARLVFFQHDEVMVHCPRELAEEVSAAVTRAAEQATRLLFGETPVRIPMQAVAVSCYADAK; the protein is encoded by the coding sequence ATGCGGATCGCGGTGACGGCGGACGCGGCCGGCGGCGTCCTGCGACCCATGGGAGCCGAGCTCAGGCGCGTCGACGATCTCGCGCGCGCCATGACCGATCTGGAGCGCTCCGCCCGGCCCCGCTGGGTCTGGGCCGACACCCGCGCCGTCTACCCCGGCCTGCTCGCCAAGGGCCTGCGCCTGGCCCGCTGCCACGACCTCACGCTCACCGAGGCCCTCCTGCTCGCCCACGAGGGCCGCTACGGCGAGCCCAGATCCGCCGAGGCCGCGTACGCCCGGCTGCACGGCCTCCCGGTCCCCGACGACACGTCCGGCGCCCACGCCGTCCAGGACACCCTCTTCGAGCCCGAGCCTCCCGCGATCGACCCGGTCGAGATCTACGAGGATCAGCTGAAGAGAATCGAGGCCACCCTCGACCCGGCCCGCTTCCGCCTCCTCGTCGCCGCCGAGTCCGCGGGCGCCCTCATCGCCGCCGAGATGAGCCACGAGGGCATGCCCTGGCGCGAGGACGTCCACGACCGGCTCCTCACCGAGTTGCTCGGCCCCCGCCCCGTCCACGGCATGCGCCCCGCCAAGCTCCAGGCTCTCGCCGACCAGATCTCCGCCGCCTTCGGCGTCACCGTCAACCCCGACTCCCCGCAACAGATACTCAAAGCGTTCAAATCCGCCGGCGTCAGCGTCGCCTCGACCCGCTCCCACGAGCTCAAACAGGTCGACCACCCCGCGGTCGCGCCCCTCCTGGCGTACAAGGAGCTCGTCCGGCTGCACAGCTTCCACGGCTGGGCCTGGGCCCACCAATGGGTGCGCGGCGACCGGTTCCGACCCGAGTACGTCGTCGCCGGTGTCGTGTCCGGCCGCTGGGCCACCAGCGGGGGAGGCGCCCTGCAGATTCCCAAGGTCATGCGCCGCGTGGTCGTCGCCGACGAGGGGTGGCGCCTGGTCGTGGCGGACGCCGCCCAGCTCGAACCCCGCGTGCTCGCCGCCATGGCCGGCGACCGCGGTTTCGCGCGCGCGGCCGGCGAGATCGACCTCTACACCGCCCTGGCCCAGGCGTTCGGCGGCGCCCGCGAGAACGCCAAGATCGCCATGCTCTCCGCGATGTACGGCGGCACGAGCGGCGACGCCCCCAAGCTGCTCGCCATGATGCGCCAGCGCTTCCCCCGCGCCTACGCCTTCGTCGAGGACGCCGCCAAGGCGGGGGAGGACGGCCGCCTCGTCCGCTCCTGGCTCGGCCGCACCAGCCCGCCACCGTCCGCCCGATGGCTGGCCCTCGTCTCCGGGCCCGAGGGCGCCAGGGCCGCGCGCGACCGTGGCCGCTTCACCCGCAATTTCGTCGTCCAGGCCACCGCGGCCGAATGGGCGCTCACGCTCATGGCGCTGCTGCGCGGGCTGCTGCCCGACCCCGCCAGACTGGTCTTCTTCCAGCACGACGAGGTCATGGTGCACTGCCCGCGAGAGCTCGCCGAAGAGGTCTCCGCGGCCGTCACCCGGGCGGCCGAGCAAGCCACCCGCCTCCTGTTCGGCGAGACGCCCGTGCGCATCCCCATGCAGGCCGTCGCGGTCTCCTGCTACGCGGACGCCAAGTGA